In Anopheles gambiae chromosome 2, idAnoGambNW_F1_1, whole genome shotgun sequence, a single window of DNA contains:
- the LOC133390977 gene encoding putative nuclease HARBI1: MSVSNIKLYLIKILISSFICRFLQCFRVAKPIFSFILEKIEPQLECIKSNGVSAKIKLAACLIFFGEGRYQHETGQDFHVAMAQTTFSNTWRDLIPPLITLLGDWIQLNMTESERMEAKQYFFERSGISDVVMCVDGTHIRIVKPKYRPLRYINRKNYYSLNAMIVCDHKYRIRAADARFAGSHHDAYIWSISPIRKHFRDLHSSGITDKLLGDAGYPSEPWLITPNRNPDSGTQESIFNTFHARGRNIVERTIGILKSKFRCLLGADGRLNYSPKKCTNIINICCALHNICIENNIGWQQNLDEMFLFRND, from the exons atgag CGTAAGTaacataaaattgtatttgattaaaattttaatttcttcgtTTATTTGTAGGTTTCTTCAATGTTTCAGGGTTGCGAAACCaattttttcgtttattttggaaaaaattgAACCTCAATTAGAATGTATTAAAAGTAATGGAGTGAGTGCAAAAATTAAACTTGCTgcttgtttgattttcttcgGAGAGGGCAGATATCAGCACGAAACTGGACAAGACTTCCACGTAGCCATGGCACAAACAACGTTTTCAAACACTTGGCGAGATTTGATACCACCTCTTATCACACTATTGGGCGATTGGATACAATTGAATATGACAGAATCTGAAAGAATGGAGGCAAAACAATATTTCTTTGAAAGGTCGGGAATATCAGACGTGGTGATGTGTGTAGATGGGACCCACATAAGGATAGTAAAACCCAAATATCGCCCCCTTCGCTATATCAATAGAAAAAATTATTACAGCCTCAATGCTATGATT GTTTGTGATCACAAATATCGCATCAGAGCTGCGGACGCTAGATTTGCAGGATCTCATCATGACGCTTATATTTGGAGTATTAGTCCCATTCGCAAACATTTTAGAGATCTACATAGTTCTGGAATAACTGACAAGTTGTTGG GAGATGCAGGGTATCCTTCCGAACCATGGCTTATAACACCCAATCGTAACCCAGATTCAGGCACACAAGAATctatttttaatacatttcATGCCAGAGGACGAAACATCGTTGAGAGAACAATAGGAATACTGAAATCCAAATTTAGATGCCTGCTTGGAGCAGATGGGCGTCTCAATTATTCGCCAAAAAAGTGCACAAATATTATAAACATATGTTGTGCACTACACAACATATGTATAGAAAACAATATTGGTTGGCAGCAGAATCTTgatgaaatgtttttgtttagaaatgattaa